One segment of Streptomyces sp. NBC_01463 DNA contains the following:
- the rplK gene encoding 50S ribosomal protein L11, with translation MPPKKKKVTGLIKLQINAGAANPAPPVGPALGQHGVNIMEFCKAYNAATESQRGMVVPVEITVYDDRSFTFITKTPPAAKLILKAAGVDKGSGEPHKTKVAKLTAAQVREIATTKLPDLNANDLDAASKIIAGTARSMGITVEG, from the coding sequence ATGCCTCCCAAGAAGAAGAAGGTCACGGGGCTTATCAAGCTCCAGATCAACGCCGGTGCGGCCAACCCGGCACCGCCGGTCGGCCCCGCACTGGGCCAGCACGGCGTCAACATCATGGAGTTCTGCAAGGCCTACAACGCCGCGACCGAGTCGCAGCGTGGCATGGTCGTGCCGGTGGAGATCACGGTCTACGACGACCGTTCCTTCACCTTCATCACCAAGACTCCGCCGGCCGCCAAGCTGATCCTCAAGGCCGCGGGTGTGGACAAGGGCTCCGGCGAGCCGCACAAGACCAAGGTTGCCAAGCTGACGGCCGCCCAGGTCCGCGAGATCGCCACGACGAAGCTCCCCGACCTGAACGCCAATGACCTCGACGCCGCGTCGAAGATCATCGCCGGCACCGCCCGTTCCATGGGCATCACGGTCGAAGGCTGA